The Nitrospirota bacterium genome contains a region encoding:
- a CDS encoding insulinase family protein produces the protein MYKKEFLSNGIPVITETTEGMRSVCIGIWVNVGSRHESNDKNGVSHFLEHMFFKGTRKRTARDIAVEIDSIGGELNAFTSRESTTFYVKVLDEHVPKGIELLTDVFLHSTFPEEDIEKERRIIKEEIKMVEDTPDDYIHDLFSRTVWGEEGLGQSVLGRRETIKTFTREDLVEHIRKYYGTRDTIVACAGNFEQDALIHSLEHNLGSLRRASEPERGPAPKFMSKVNIIPKDLSEVHICLGLEGLPQGSEERYSIYLLNTILGAGVSSRLFQEIREKRGLAYSIYSFISSYYDTGLWAVYAGTGRKRAREVINLIADELRGLSNTITSDELQRAKDQLKGNLILALESTSSRMTNIARQEIYYGRYFSPDEIMKAVDAVTLEEIKGLADRLINQRSDRDREETPQTQPTQLTPQTPQTPSAGSGQVSYDSQRVPFALVVYGPVKEKVYDL, from the coding sequence ATGTATAAAAAAGAATTCCTCAGCAACGGTATACCAGTTATTACAGAAACCACAGAGGGCATGCGCTCGGTATGTATTGGCATATGGGTGAATGTCGGCTCAAGGCACGAGAGTAACGATAAAAATGGCGTTTCTCATTTTCTTGAACACATGTTCTTTAAAGGGACAAGAAAGAGGACGGCCAGGGATATTGCAGTAGAAATAGACTCAATTGGCGGAGAGCTCAATGCCTTTACCTCACGTGAAAGCACGACTTTTTATGTAAAGGTCCTCGATGAACACGTCCCAAAAGGCATTGAACTTTTAACAGACGTATTTCTGCACTCTACTTTTCCAGAGGAGGACATCGAAAAGGAGAGGAGGATAATAAAAGAAGAAATAAAAATGGTTGAGGATACACCTGATGATTACATACATGACCTTTTCAGCCGAACCGTGTGGGGAGAGGAGGGGCTGGGCCAATCAGTCCTCGGCAGAAGGGAAACCATAAAGACCTTTACAAGGGAAGACCTGGTTGAGCATATAAGAAAATATTATGGCACAAGGGATACGATAGTAGCCTGTGCTGGCAATTTTGAGCAGGATGCACTGATTCATAGCCTTGAGCATAACCTCGGTAGCTTGAGGAGGGCATCTGAGCCAGAACGAGGCCCTGCCCCTAAATTTATGAGCAAGGTCAATATTATTCCCAAGGATCTGTCAGAAGTTCATATATGTCTTGGGCTTGAAGGCCTTCCTCAGGGTAGCGAAGAGAGATATTCCATATATCTGCTCAATACAATCCTCGGTGCAGGAGTAAGCTCAAGGCTTTTTCAGGAGATAAGGGAAAAAAGGGGTCTTGCCTATTCGATATATTCCTTTATTTCATCTTATTATGATACAGGCCTCTGGGCTGTGTATGCCGGGACAGGCAGGAAACGGGCCAGGGAAGTTATAAACCTTATAGCAGATGAATTGAGGGGCCTTTCTAATACCATCACCAGCGATGAGCTTCAAAGGGCAAAGGACCAGCTAAAAGGTAATCTCATCCTTGCCCTCGAATCTACAAGTAGCAGGATGACCAATATAGCCCGGCAGGAGATATACTACGGCAGGTATTTTTCTCCTGATGAAATCATGAAGGCCGTAGATGCTGTAACACTTGAGGAGATAAAAGGACTCGCTGACAGACTTATAAATCAGAGGTCAGATAGAGATAGAGAGGAAACTCCACAAACTCAACCAACTCAATTAACCCCACAAACTCCACAAACTCCATCAGCAGGCTCAGGACAGGTCAGTTACGACTCGCAACGAGTTCCTTTTGCCCTTGTAGTTTATGGGCCGGTGAAGGAGAAGGTCTACGACCTATGA